Genomic segment of Eleutherodactylus coqui strain aEleCoq1 chromosome 1, aEleCoq1.hap1, whole genome shotgun sequence:
actagggggcgctcgctGCATACAGGTTGGGcacaggcaccactagggggcgctcactgcatacaggttgggcacaggcaccactagggggcgctcactgcatacaggttgggcacaggcaccactagggggagctcactgcatacaggttGGGCACAgggtagggggagctcactgcatacaggttgggcacaggcaccactagggtgagctcactgcatacaggttGGGCACAgggtagggggagctcactgcatacaggttGGGCACagggaccactagggggagctcactgcatacaggttGGGCACagggaccactagggggagctcactgcatacaggttgggcacaggcaccactagggggagctcactgcatacaggttGGGCACagggaccactagggggagctcactgcatacaggttGGGCACAggcaccactaggaggagctcactgcatacaggttgggcacaggcaccactagggggagctcctatTTTGTGGACGGTGGATAACTCTTCTGTGATTTCCTCAATAAGTGAATTAGACTAGTAAATGAGCCTCCGTTCCATCGCTTCTCATGTGGTTGCTGTCTCCCCTGTCAGCAGCCCGGGTCCACTCCTCCAGTGACAGCGCCTCCAGCTCTGATGAGACCGTGTCTCCCAATGTGCCAACTAAGAAGACACAAGTGCGATTTCTGGAGCTGCATCGCGTTGCCTCCTCTTCCACCATGAAGAGGTAACGTTCGCCGTCCGGCCCGCTCGCTGTGCGCTCCGTGGGGTTTTTTTCCCTGCTGACTTCTGACCTTGTTGTCCTGCAGTTCGCCGCTGGAATCTCCTTCCTCTCCGATGTGCGAGGTGCTGCACATGCCGCAGTTCCAGATACGGAAGCTCCGGAAGCAGCTGAACGAGGGCAGAGACTTGAGGGATGAGCTGGAGCTGGAGCTGTCGGAGACCAAAAAACGACTGGCGGAAAAAGGTAGGGCGCCACAACGATGGCGGTTATGGGGCTGCGCAGGTCATGTGCTTGTGTACTGCGAGAACGGCTGCCATGTAGCATTCACATATAAATGCACAATGCTGATAACCTTCTACGTTTGTCTCACATCACCTTCACAGACGCGCAGATCTTCCTCATGCAGCAGCGGATCGAGCGCCTGGTGGTGCTGAATGAGAAGCAGGCGGACCAGCAGGAGCCGCGAGAGATGGAGGAGCTGCGGGAGAAGAACGAGAGGTGAGGCAGGGTGATCTCTGTCCTGGATACactgctgagggtttgttaccgTTGGGTTTAGCTCACAGGATTGTTCAGACTGGATGCAATtgcaacaaaccctcagctgtgagttATCAGAATGCTTCCAATCACTGATGGAAACCAAAGGAATGGAAGCACAAAGGGAAAGAGATCAGAACTGAATCCAAGGGAAAAGCGGAGCAATtactccatagcaaccaatcagatctctGTGTCCATTTTTCAGGCACTCTTCTGATTGGTTGCCCTAGGACCTGCTCCACTTGTCCGTGGATTCAGCTTTGATAAAACTACCCTGCAGTTTGTAAGAAAGTTTGCGGAACTTTTTTTTTCGCATTTTAAGGAGTTTTCTGGGTCTGTTGCTCAGCTGTCAGAAGAGGCTGCAGTGTGTGCATGAGCGCCGCAACCTcttcagtcacatgacctgagacCACCCCAGCCATTCAAGTGACTAGGAGTGagctgggaaggggttaaaccccaTCATGcatgacatgaaaaaaaacaagatggcggaATCTTCCTTTTATTTCATTTGTTCCTCATGTCctgtataaaataaaaagtgatggaattacaatccccccccccccccccccttcccaagagAAATTGAATAACTCAAAATTCAGCTCTGTGCCCTGCAGTGGTGCCGGTAGAGGCCGCGTGTCCACAAGAAGCGCCTCCTATCTGCTCCtcagaaaaatacaactttttttacTCTTCGAATATATTTATCAAAAAATAAAGCTTTCTCGGTCTTGAAGGCGCCGAATCGTCTGCTGTCCCTTTAAGGGTTACTGTGGTTGTCTGTATTTATTTGTAACATGAATCATTCATAATCTCTTGTCTGTCAGCCTCATGATCCGTCTCCGGGACGCCCTGAAGCAGTGTCAGGATATGAAGACGGACAGGAACCAGCTGGAGCGGAAGATCGATCAGCTTTCTGATGAGAACGGAGACCTTTCGTACAAGGTGAGCTCTTCCCCCAGCGTAATGCCAATCATAGTAAATGATCGGCACGGTGCCCAGTTGGGGTTGGTGGCGTGCAGAGAGGCTTCCTGTCCTTGGGGATTGGCACATAGAGTGGGAGTATCCCACTTGTACAGACTATTGCTGCGGGCAGGTAGGGGGCTCGGGATCTGCGGGCAGGTAGGGGGCTCGGGATCTGCGGGCAGGTAGGGGGCTCGGGATCTGCGGGCAGGTAGGGGGCTCGGGATCTGCGGGCAGGTAGGGGGCTCGGGATCTGCGGCCAGGTAGGGGGCTCGGGATCTGCGGCCAGGTAGGGGGCTCGGGATCTGCGGCCAGGTAGGGGCTCGGGGTCTGCGGCCAGGTAGGGGCTCGGGGTCTGCGGCCAGGTAGGGGCTCGGGGTCTGCGGCCAGGTAGGGGCTCGGGGTCTGCGGCCAGGTAGGGGCTCGGGGTCTGCGGCCAGGTAGGGGCTCGGGGGCTGCGGCCAGGTAGGGGCTCGGGGGCTGCGGCCAGGTAGGGGCTCGGGGGCTGCGGCCAGGTAGGGGCTCGGGGGCTGCGGCCAGGTAGGGGCTCGGGGGCTGCGGCCAGGTAGGGGCTCGGGGGCTGCGGCCAGGTAGGGGCTCGGGGGCTGCGGCCAGGTAGGGGCTCGGGGGCTGCGGCCAGGTAGGGGCTCGGGGGCTGCGGCCAGGTAGGGGCTCGGGGGCTGCGGCCAGGTAGGGGCTCGGGATCTGAGTGTCTCTACACGGAGTTGTATTTAACTGCTCTCCCTTTGATATTCTTCTCAGGTACGAGACTTGTCAAGTCGCTTGGCGCAGCTGCAGGACGCTCTCAATGAGACCACCGAAGAGCACGAGGGGTCTGTGGCCAGCTGGCAGCAGAAGCAGAGTCAGCTGGAGAACGAGCTGAACACGGCCATAACCGAGAAGGTAAGACCCGCATGTGCGCTACACCACTCTCCTGCTGGCTGCACATTGTCGGGCGGTGGTAGCGCATGTCTTCTACCAGCTGCTACTTTGGTGTCACAGAGGTGAGTATAATCCTTCCCTTCTTATGATAGAAGGAACGGCTCGTACAGATCGCAGCGTCTcactcttaattttttttcctttttatttggggggggggggggtctcctcaTTGGGCCAAATGCCTGACAAAAGTACCACTTGTCAGGCCGATCGCACTTGCTGCAGACTTTCATTTGCAGTGAAATCCACAGCGAAGCCTCTAGTCGGCACCGATGACTTCCCCCTACCCCCACTATACATGTGCATTTTAAAAAAGGTGAAGCGGTATAAAATTCCAATATGTGTCAGTGATGTGGTGCCACAACTCTTGGGATATGGGTCCAGCATTAAGGTGGTATACTGGGCTTTTAAATCTGATAAAATGGCCTTTGGATAGGTGATCAGCAGTTGATTGACGGGGGTCTGCCGTTCGGGATTCTCATCGATCAGCTGGCTGCCCAgctcgctgtcagtgcagccttGCCGGACATCATCCGTGGCCACGGGGGAAGCGGTGGAATTGCCgtcttcacttccattgaaattaataggataggtcatcagttttaaaagcctggaataccctTTAGGATATCAGAAAGCAGACTGAGCGACTTGGTACAGTGAATGCGTCTGACGGCCGTAGTGGGCTGTGGAGGGCGCTCACATTTGGCGGTGGTTTGCGGGTAGCACAGCACCAGTTTATCTCAATGATTATTGTGACAATGTTGTGTATTACAGAAATGTTTGGAGGAACGCAGCCAGATCCTGCAGGAGAAGATCTCCATGTTGGAAGACCAGCTAAAGAAGATGGGAGACAGCGAATCCCATGACAAAGGCGAGCGATTAGGGGACGTCCTGAAGGTACGTTACCAGCATGATAGAAGAGGGCAAAGGTGTAGAACGGGCTGTACCGCCTGTAAACATCCACCATTACCTGCATCCAATGGAGAGCTCTGACCCTTCCATAGTATGGCGCCCCTTAGTGTTCATAGTGTGGTGGTGCTGAGGGGGACACCGGAAAATATCTTGTGTATTTTGGTTGGAAATGGTGTAAAGTAACTTCTAAACTATCCGGTGACGGCATTATAGAGCTTCATATGAAGTTGATTTTTATGGGTCTGTAAGTTTGGCGTACGTTATAAGTTATTTTATTGTTACATTGCTGCTTTTTGACCATTTTGTCTGTTTTTCTTTTAGCTGGAGCATTTACAGCAAGAGGTGGCTGCTTTAAACACTAAGTCATCGGAGCTTCGAGGTCGCATCAAACACCTGGAAGAAGAGAAGGTGGCAGCGAAGGCGGATTCTGATGCACAAAAATCGCGATTTGAATCAGAAAAGATACAGCTCCAAGACATTGTAACCAATCTGCAGACCTCCTTATCAGAGATCACCTTCCAGAAGGAGAAGCAGGACCAGGAGGCCAGGGTCCAAGAGGAAAAACTCACCTGTCAGATCACCACACTGAAGCTGGAGATATCCAAGCTAAAGATGGCCCTGGCGCAGAAGGATCAGGAGTTCTCTGGTCTCCTCCAGGAGGTGGACGAGGAGCGACGACAGAGAGGACAACTGGAGGCGGTCCTTCAGAAGCAAGAAGAGTCTTCTAAGAAGAACATAGCAGAATTGAGCCATCAAGTCGACCATCTTGGCAGCACGCTAAGGCAGACCGAAGGCAAGTTGCTGGAGTTGAATGAACAACTCGGCCTGAAAACCCAACAGATGCACAGTTTGCAGCAGGAACGGGATAAGTTTGCTGATGAGAAAGACTCCGCTATAGCTGTGTTCAAGGAGTACAAGAGTACCAAGGAAGAGGAGGTGAGCACCTTGGGTAAAACATGCCAAGCCTTAAAGAACGATCACCGAACTGGTTTGGCTGCATTGGAAGAGTTAAAGAAGGAAAAAGCGGAAATGGCTCTTAAAGTGCAGGAGCTGGACGCCACCATATTGGACTTAATTGCGAAATGTCAGAACCTGGACGCTGAGAACGATACACAGAGCAAGTCCCACGCGGCCACGCTGGAGTCCTTGAAGACGCAGATCTCCGAACAAGAAGCTCAGCTGAAGATATACGAGCAGAAAGTGTCCGAGACGCAACTGGTGAGTGAAGAAAGTGCACAGATTAAAGAACGGCTCGCGTCCCTGGAGGAGACTCTGCAAACCCTGAATGAACAgttggaaaaagagaaaaagaactcTGCTGCGCTGGAAGGCGAGCGGCAGAAAAGTTCTGAGCTCGAAGGAAGTGTGAAGACCTTAAGGGAGAGCCGGGAGCAAGCCGTCACTGACCTCCGCAAAGAGAAGTCTACGGTTAAGAAGCTCGAATCTCGGGTCACACAGATGGAAGAAGAGCTCCAAACCAAAACTGAGAACCTGCAGCAGAAACTGCGTGAATCCGCCGCCACCGTCAGAAAACGAGAAGACGAAATCGATAAGCTCACAAAGGAAGCGTCCGCATGGAAAGAGAGAGCCAGCAGCTCCAGCCAGGCGGAGGCGCACGTCGAAAGGTTAAAGAAGGAGCACGAGGAGGTCTGCCAGCAGCTGGAAAAAGAGAGGCTAAAATTGTCGAAAATAGAATCCGAGGCGAAAACTGCTGCGTCCACGCAGAAAGATCAGGTGCGTCTCCTGGAGACAGAGCTCGCTGCAGCAAAGGCGCTGCTGAAAGAGAAGGAAGCCCAAGAGCAGAAGCTGCGCCACACCATCCAGGCCACGGAGGAGAAGCTGCGCTCGGCACATCGGGAGGACGCAGAACACGTGTCTCAGCTGGAAACCACGTGCAGCAATAAAGTGCAGGAGCTTCGGGTCCTCTCCAAAGAACTCGCTGATGAGAAGCAAAAAACCGCTGACTTAGAAGCCACTTTAAAGCGTGTGAAAGAAAAGAAGTCTGAGaagattgcagctctggagtcaCAAATAAGTTCAATGCAAGGCGCTGTCAAAGAGCGCGAACAAGCCGTGGAGAACCGGACCGCAGAGCTGGAGCAGATGAGCAAACAGCTTAAAGAGTCTCAGGCGAAGCATCAGCAGGCTCTCGCCCGGAAAGAGGAGGAGGTTCGTTGTCTggcaaaggagaaggaaaaagtcCTCGGAGAACTGAAGACCGAGCAAGGAGCTAAACTGGAAGCGGAggatcagctgcagaaatgtaagGACGTCCACAAGAACGAGTCCTCGGCTCTACAGAACGAACTGTCCCGCTCACTGGATCTCATCACCATGAAGGAGGGCGAGTTGGAGAGACTTGCCAAAGAGATCTCTTCTAGAGAGGAAGCGATCCAGAAGGAGAAACGCAATGCGGCCAATCTCATGAAAGAGGTTGAAGGACTAAAAGTCTCAAAAGAACAGTCCGCATCGCAGGAAGAGCAGATAAAGCACTATATCCAAACCCTCAAAGCCACGGATTCTGAGCTCAGCACTCTGAAGGCCGCACTCTCTGAAAAAGACAAACGGCTTGAGCGCTTGGAACAAGACCTTCAAAGCAAAATCCAAGAAGGCGCTTCTGTCCAGCAGCAGTATCAAGCTACATTAAGGGAAGTGCAAACTCTTCAGTCCAGGACGGCAGAACTGGAGAGTAGATGCAGCGGGCTGGAAGATGCCGTAAACGTCGCTCGTAAGGAAGCGGTCGATGCCAAAACTGCAGCATCTGAAAAGGCTTCTGCATCTGAGCAGCATCAGAAGGGGATGCAAACGTTGGCCACCGAGGTCAAGCAGGAACGGCAGAAGACATCCGAGCTCGTGAAGCAGTTGGAAAAGTCTCGAGCTTTGCAGGCGGAGAGAGAAGCTTCCTTAGACGCCTTGAAGAAAGAACTGTTCCATAAAGTTCAGGAATTAGAGCAAAGTCAAAAGTTATTAAGCGAATCGAACCGGGAGTTGGCTTGTGTCAAGTCTACATCTCAGGAAAATGAAAAGGAGTTGTCTGGAAGCAAGGAGCAAGTAGCCCAACATCAGAAGGAAGTCGAGAAGAAAACCGAACAGATACAAAGTCTGCAGAAGGAGTTAAATAACTTGGCTTCCAAGCTGACCAGCAATGAGCGCAACTTTCTGGAGGTCAAGGAACttctagcaagagaaaccaataGAAGCAACGGGCTGGAGCAGCAGCTGAGAGCCGTCCAGGAGAAGTTCAAAGCCTCTTCCAAGGAACTCCTTGAGAAACAAGGTGCTGCCCAAAGTCTAACAGCACAGGCTTCATCCTACAAAGAGGAAGCTGAAAAGCAAAGGATGGCTGTGGAAGGACTTCAGAAGTCCTCGTCGTCTTACCAGGCAACAGCAGCAAAACTTGAGAAGGATATTAAGATCTGGCAGGAGAAGTGCAGCCAGAAGGAGGAAGAGCTGTCCAGGATCCAACGTCAGCTCGAGGAATTGGCGTCTCTTCGGAACCTCTACCAGGAAATGAAGACCGAGCGGACTCAACGGGAGAACCAACACAAAGAGGAACTGCTACAAATCCGGAAGACGGCGGAGAGTTTACAGGTGGAACTGGACAAAACCAAAGCAGAGGCGGCATCTGTGATGTTACTGAAGGGCtccttggaggagaaggagaagttgGTGGAGACACTGCAAAAGGAGGCGAAGGAGCATCTTAACCAAATGACCTCCCTTCAGGAGGAGAACAAGAACTTGTCCGGAGAGAATAAAACTCGTTCCCAGTATCACGAGAAGATGCTGAAGAAGATGCAGACTGAATTGGCAAAGACGTCTGAAAAGCACACACAGGAACTCGAGTCTCTCCGACTGCAGTACGAGAAGAAGGTCTCTGAAGACAAGGAGCAAATGCAGGACGTCAGCAGCAAATACGAACATGCCAAAACTAAGATTCTGGATGAGAGACAGAAGTTCCAAGAGGAAAAGCAGAAACTGCTGACTCAGGTATCGTGCTCCTTCTTGTGAGATCACACATAAGACTTAAAGTGTTTAAGTCCTGGGGTTCCTCCTTAAGTACCATGTCAGACGCTCGGTAGGCAACCAGTATGGTCACCACTGGGAGTCTCGCGCTTCTTAGAGAGGTTCTGCCAAAAACAACTTGTCCTGTAAAATCAGACCAGTGACTGCCATCAAGGGCCGTCCTGGCGAGATCCTCCGTGTGGCTTTGTGGTTGAAGACTTTTGTGGGGAAATCTTGGTAAATATTAATGTGTCCGTAATACAGATAAGCGTCTCGACGACCGCGGGTCTCCTGACCGGAACCCGAAGCACTTCATGTGACCATCTGAGCTCAGGAGCGCCGTGGTCGGCCGGGGTACTGGTCTGGCTTAAGGACGCAGTTGTGCACCCACATAATATGCTCCTGTGTTTCGGGGTACAATCGGTCTTCTTCACTGAGGGTTCCGTCAGAATTGCTGTAAACAGTATTAAGATGTAACCGTTGCTTTGTAACCACCTCACGACTGCATAATGTAATCGCGCGAGGTgtacggagggggagggggagggggagggggagggggctgggGCGAGCCTGCTACATAACTAGCGGCAGACTGACCACAACTTGCGCTTGGCTCCAAGCTTCCGTTAACATGCTATGATCAATGACTGTAGCATCTAATCAGTGTTCATCCTGCGTGGTGATTCATATGTGTAATACATGCACGATGCCAGAATCACAAGGGGCTCCTGAGCTAAATGGGGACAGAAGGTTAAAACTTTTGGTCTCCTTTTTGATAAGGTTTTTGGAGGAAACCACAGTGAAGTCTAATGATCCATAAATAATGGAAACTGTCGGACGGAGAACGAAGTGTGCACCTTTTTGTCTCTGACTAATTTAAAGCGAATATTCTGACAGAACCAGAATTTGGGGCGATTCGGGTCCCAAAGTCCATTAAAGCGCTGTGTTCCTGGTTAGATATATCTCTTCAACTCCTTAGTTTCAAAATATCTGCATGCTGTCATTGAATGTGAACAATCTTTATTGCCTCCAGAGAGCCCTGAGAGTAATGTAAACCAATGAGGGGAAATGAGAGGCCCGTAGCGGCGCCAGCTTACTTGTAAAGTCTGACATTTCTTTATTAAAAGCCATCCAAAAAACAGCCGTGTTTCGAGGTGTAGCACCTCTTCATCAGTGCCAGCTGGTTGAGAGCCCTTGATGGAGCCAGAAGTATTGTGAAACGAAGCAGCCTTGCTTCATCCATGAGAACACGGTTCCTTACCCTTAACAGCTCAGGCGAAGCTGAGCCGGCGACAtccgcagcgggagccgtctgTGACTGAAAACCTGGCCCCCtgttgcaacagcagggatcggtgagaCCTCAATCCCTGCTGTTACCGCCAAACACTGCTGTTAACCCCTGCTGATAGCGGCATCTAACGAGTTCACAGAGGGAAGCGCTTCTCCACTGTGATGTTATAATAGGGGTGAGTAGGACAGTGCCTCAGAACGTATGTACGTATCTGTCAGAAAGAACCccaaaatttgaattaaaaattGGTGTGTAAAGGGATATAAACAAAAAGGAAAACCTTCTCTGCACTCATAAGAGTGAAACAATAAATCAGCAACAGTTACATGGAAAGAGGGGGTTATAAAGCCAAATAAAACTATCAAGCATCATAAAGATAAAGGTGCATTACAGCACCGACACTCTCTGCATCAGCGGTCTTACTGCCCTGTAATCTGTGTGCCTGAAACAAAACTGAACTGATTCCGTATTGAATTCCTCTCCCGATGTCCAAAAACATCAGGGAGGAGGGGGTTTGATTTGGCTCTATACCCCCCTCTTTCATATAAGTgttgttgatttgttttttcactcATATGTGCaagaatttttttcattttatcacCCCACCTGTGGTCACAATTATTGATTAATATATTGTAATGCAGAAGTACTTCCATCTATTATCAGTGCGATCATaccatcgcaggttcaagtcccctatggaggTATAAGGCGGTTTTTGCTGGCACACTTTAATCTtagttttaaaaaacaaacactaaACTAAATGGTCAAAATTTTTTTTCGTTCATTCCTCCTccccaaaaaaattgcaatatgatttttaaaaaagacCTATATACCCCAGAATGGTATTGATAAAAGCTGCACCTCGTTACGCAAAAAAAGCCCCCCCCCAAAACTCAGTCCGTGGGGAAATTGGGTTTTATCGTGTGATTTTGGAAAACTTGAAAATCAAAAATTGGTTCGGTCGTAATCGCActgatctgcagaaaaaaatgtatcgtgtcctttatgctgcctgattgGAGCTGTAAGATACACTGGCAGAATAGATGGTCTTCTCTCCTCGCCCTCCAAAAAACACATTATATGCACCTAAAAATGGCACCAACAAGGACTGCCGCTCGCTGCGCAAAAGTCCCCCCTCACACGGCCGTGTCAgcgggaaaataaagttatggcttcagaaaagtggagatgaaaatcattGCGACCTCAGGACTGAACTGGGtcgggtcactaaggggttaaaggtgaagatgtaaaaaaaactctGCAAATAACGTTATAGAGAAAAACCATATACTGTCCTTTCCGTGGCTCCTCCCATCCAGCGCCGCTCTTCCTCTCTCATGCCTCCGGCCTCAGCGTGCGTCTGCATGACGGCATGTGGCTGCAGGGATTGGCGCGGTCGGAGGAATTTTTTAGCGATTTCAATTGACCCCTTCCTGGGAGAGCTGAGCGAACCCAGCAGAGCGGTTTGCAGCTTTGGCTGTGACTGTAGCGTAGGGCGTGATGTCATCAGTACCATCATGTGACCATCGGCCGCCGTCCTGGATCGCGCTTCTCATTCACGCTTGTTGGTTGTTCCCCACAGGTGGATCATTTGGAGGCAGCGAAGAAGGAGCAGTCTGACCAGGTAACGGGGGTAACCGCCGCTCGGCTGCAGCTCCTTAAACGGTGATGGTGCATGCCGCTAACACATCCCACTCTGCGCCATCTCTGGGCTCTCGCTCCGCAGCCGTTTTCCTTGCGAACTGTTTGCCCCCCCCAGGGGCCGCAGCAGAACACGGGACCGCGTTGTGGCGTGAGCGGAATGCGCCGTTCCCCTCTCTCACGCTTGTAGTTGAATAGATTCTGCTGTGGAGAGGCTCTCCTGGCTCAGGTCAGAAAACTTCCGTTACTTTGGCATCTTCTGCTTCCGAACCATCAATCTCCCCGTGATTCCCCGTAATCGCCCCGCGGCTCGCCGCTCCGTAGATGGATACTGCCTGCACAATGATTCCTTGTAATTCTGTTCCTCGCAAGCT
This window contains:
- the NUMA1 gene encoding nuclear mitotic apparatus protein 1 isoform X2 translates to MSLHGTVMESLLTWVNSLKVEEPIERLSQMEDLNIFIKIITKLNGNADEAARILKQPQEERLKFLQRHCRCGSRAEDLVNWQKILHGENSDLEICKVIVLLFYVSNMKCKNTQEWEMFDHKTQTELASILRFILDNEDDLSVDDKLIHFLQRKARVHSSSDSASSSDETVSPNVPTKKTQVRFLELHRVASSSTMKSSPLESPSSPMCEVLHMPQFQIRKLRKQLNEGRDLRDELELELSETKKRLAEKDAQIFLMQQRIERLVVLNEKQADQQEPREMEELREKNESLMIRLRDALKQCQDMKTDRNQLERKIDQLSDENGDLSYKVRDLSSRLAQLQDALNETTEEHEGSVASWQQKQSQLENELNTAITEKKCLEERSQILQEKISMLEDQLKKMGDSESHDKGERLGDVLKLEHLQQEVAALNTKSSELRGRIKHLEEEKVAAKADSDAQKSRFESEKIQLQDIVTNLQTSLSEITFQKEKQDQEARVQEEKLTCQITTLKLEISKLKMALAQKDQEFSGLLQEVDEERRQRGQLEAVLQKQEESSKKNIAELSHQVDHLGSTLRQTEGKLLELNEQLGLKTQQMHSLQQERDKFADEKDSAIAVFKEYKSTKEEEVSTLGKTCQALKNDHRTGLAALEELKKEKAEMALKVQELDATILDLIAKCQNLDAENDTQSKSHAATLESLKTQISEQEAQLKIYEQKVSETQLVSEESAQIKERLASLEETLQTLNEQLEKEKKNSAALEGERQKSSELEGSVKTLRESREQAVTDLRKEKSTVKKLESRVTQMEEELQTKTENLQQKLRESAATVRKREDEIDKLTKEASAWKERASSSSQAEAHVERLKKEHEEVCQQLEKERLKLSKIESEAKTAASTQKDQVRLLETELAAAKALLKEKEAQEQKLRHTIQATEEKLRSAHREDAEHVSQLETTCSNKVQELRVLSKELADEKQKTADLEATLKRVKEKKSEKIAALESQISSMQGAVKEREQAVENRTAELEQMSKQLKESQAKHQQALARKEEEVRCLAKEKEKVLGELKTEQGAKLEAEDQLQKCKDVHKNESSALQNELSRSLDLITMKEGELERLAKEISSREEAIQKEKRNAANLMKEVEGLKVSKEQSASQEEQIKHYIQTLKATDSELSTLKAALSEKDKRLERLEQDLQSKIQEGASVQQQYQATLREVQTLQSRTAELESRCSGLEDAVNVARKEAVDAKTAASEKASASEQHQKGMQTLATEVKQERQKTSELVKQLEKSRALQAEREASLDALKKELFHKVQELEQSQKLLSESNRELACVKSTSQENEKELSGSKEQVAQHQKEVEKKTEQIQSLQKELNNLASKLTSNERNFLEVKELLARETNRSNGLEQQLRAVQEKFKASSKELLEKQGAAQSLTAQASSYKEEAEKQRMAVEGLQKSSSSYQATAAKLEKDIKIWQEKCSQKEEELSRIQRQLEELASLRNLYQEMKTERTQRENQHKEELLQIRKTAESLQVELDKTKAEAASVMLLKGSLEEKEKLVETLQKEAKEHLNQMTSLQEENKNLSGENKTRSQYHEKMLKKMQTELAKTSEKHTQELESLRLQYEKKVSEDKEQMQDVSSKYEHAKTKILDERQKFQEEKQKLLTQVDHLEAAKKEQSDQVRELNKQVSQQEKTIRSQQQKLKRDSEAHEEGEKSRKKVSELEEQLGKQVQAVEHYKAQMEKAKLHYDSKKQQTQQLSDELASLTLEQEKLRKENAEHKAEAERINKELQLSLLQTKEAEQNCKTLTSQVRSLEAQVEHAGRQLRELGKFQVSTDAMKSRETMYPPRVTRSRADVSTDSLDMSDEEESPMNSTRKNGRSHQESSKSSSAKAVSPEAPSSDRLPRKVESLESLYFTPIPNRAKTKLDSSIGSMDDLSLDSSKKTRSGRRRTTQVINITMTKRTKEDIEPEAESANSSFYSLRSAPSHQSLHLPQNTRRGGKPQPASSAPALTSLPSTESLVKAEHTSSDDSLNNSVLMSLPGYRPTTRSSARLSQSGGRSSFYVNTCQDEPDAQDDWTRIAELQQRNRALPPHLKTCYPLESRPSLLASTITDDEVKTGDPKETLRRATLLPSQIKESVGSMRRMTLVPTGEEQSWGGGGITTRQQRKRVSEETHYGPDTPESKKSASCFPRPMTPKDKPETRKVSAAESKASVSQQSNPGRRQTTAFSILNTPKKLGSSLLKRGLNKKSTPKLTPQGRGKTSKSPLLSLRKSPSRKSPRGSTAKSPKNKFFEKTQKRKK